In Oncorhynchus nerka isolate Pitt River linkage group LG26, Oner_Uvic_2.0, whole genome shotgun sequence, one DNA window encodes the following:
- the LOC115110652 gene encoding phosphoribosyl pyrophosphate synthase-associated protein 1 isoform X1 produces MNVAKSGYRVFSANSTAACTELAKKITERLGVELGKSVVYQESNRETRVEVKESVRGQTIFIIQTIPRDVNTAIMELLVMAYALKTSCAKNIIGVIPYFPYSKQCKMRKRGSIVCKLLASMLAKAGLTHIITMDLHQKEIQGFFSFPVDNLRASPFLLQYIQEEVPDYRNAIIVAKSPSAAKRAQSYAERLRLGLAVMHGEAQCSESDMADGRHSPPCVRNTSGHPGLELPSGSKQQAPFPGIELPIMMAKEKPPITVVGDVGGRIAIIVDDIIDDVEDFVAAAEILKERGAYKIYIMATHGLLSADAPRLIEESAIDEVVVTNTVPHEVQKLQCPKIKTVDVSMILAEAIRRIHNGESMAYLFRNITVDD; encoded by the exons ATGAATGTCGCAAAAAGTGGTTATCGGGTCTTTTCTGCCAATTCTACTGCAGCATGTACAGAACTAGCCAAGAAGATAACTGA ACGACTAGGAGTTGAATTGGGCAAATCGGTGGTCTATCAAGAGTCCAATAGAG AGACCAGAGTAGAAGTGAAGGAATCTGTTCGCGGCCAAACTATCTTCATCATCCAGACCATACCCAG AGATGTCAACACGGCCATCATGGAGCTGCTGGTCATGGCCTACGCCCTTAAGACCTCCTGTGCAAAGAACATAATTGGGGTCATTCCCTATTTCCCCTACAGCAAGCAGTGCAAGATGAGAAAAAGGGGTTCCATAGTGTGCAAGCTGCTGGCTTCCATGCTAGCCAAAGCAG gTTTAACTCACATCATCACCATGGACTTACATCAGAAGGAGATTCAGGGCTTCTTCAGTTTTCCAGTGGACAACCTGCGTGCCTCCCCCTTCCTGCTTCAGTACATCCAGGAGGAG GTCCCAGATTACAGAAACGCCATTATTGTTGCAAAGTCACCGTCTGCTGCTAAGAG AGCTCAGTCCTATGCAGAGCGACTGCGTTTGGGCCTGGCAGTGATGCATGGCGAGGCTCAGTGTTCAGAGTCTGACATGGCGGACGGACGACACTCTCCCCCCTGTGTCcgtaacacctcaggacaccctGGGCTGGAGTTGCCTT CTGGCAGCAAACAACAAGCTCCGTTCCCAGGCATAGAGCTCCCAA TAATGATGGCCAAGGAGAAGCCCCCGATCACTGTTGTAGGAGATGTGGGAGGAAGAATCGCCATCATTGTT GATGACATCATCGACGACGTGGAGGACTTTGTGGCAGCAGCTGAGATTCTGAAGGAGAGAGGAGCTTATAAGATCTACATCATGGCTACACATGGGCTGCTGTCTGCCGATGCCCCCCGTCTTATTGAGGAGTCCGCCATCGACGAG gtggtggtgACTAACACCGTCCCTCACGAGGTACAGAAGCTCCAGTGTCCCAAGATCAAGACAGTGGACGTCAGTATGATCCTGGCCGAGGCCATCCGCCGCATCCACAACGGGGAGTCCATGGCCTACCTGTTCCGCAACATCACGGTAGATGACTAA
- the LOC115110652 gene encoding phosphoribosyl pyrophosphate synthase-associated protein 1 isoform X2, translating to MNVAKSGYRVFSANSTAACTELAKKITERLGVELGKSVVYQESNRETRVEVKESVRGQTIFIIQTIPRDVNTAIMELLVMAYALKTSCAKNIIGVIPYFPYSKQCKMRKRGSIVCKLLASMLAKAGLTHIITMDLHQKEIQGFFSFPVDNLRASPFLLQYIQEEVPDYRNAIIVAKSPSAAKRAQSYAERLRLGLAVMHGEAQCSESDMADGRHSPPCVRNTSGHPGLELPLMMAKEKPPITVVGDVGGRIAIIVDDIIDDVEDFVAAAEILKERGAYKIYIMATHGLLSADAPRLIEESAIDEVVVTNTVPHEVQKLQCPKIKTVDVSMILAEAIRRIHNGESMAYLFRNITVDD from the exons ATGAATGTCGCAAAAAGTGGTTATCGGGTCTTTTCTGCCAATTCTACTGCAGCATGTACAGAACTAGCCAAGAAGATAACTGA ACGACTAGGAGTTGAATTGGGCAAATCGGTGGTCTATCAAGAGTCCAATAGAG AGACCAGAGTAGAAGTGAAGGAATCTGTTCGCGGCCAAACTATCTTCATCATCCAGACCATACCCAG AGATGTCAACACGGCCATCATGGAGCTGCTGGTCATGGCCTACGCCCTTAAGACCTCCTGTGCAAAGAACATAATTGGGGTCATTCCCTATTTCCCCTACAGCAAGCAGTGCAAGATGAGAAAAAGGGGTTCCATAGTGTGCAAGCTGCTGGCTTCCATGCTAGCCAAAGCAG gTTTAACTCACATCATCACCATGGACTTACATCAGAAGGAGATTCAGGGCTTCTTCAGTTTTCCAGTGGACAACCTGCGTGCCTCCCCCTTCCTGCTTCAGTACATCCAGGAGGAG GTCCCAGATTACAGAAACGCCATTATTGTTGCAAAGTCACCGTCTGCTGCTAAGAG AGCTCAGTCCTATGCAGAGCGACTGCGTTTGGGCCTGGCAGTGATGCATGGCGAGGCTCAGTGTTCAGAGTCTGACATGGCGGACGGACGACACTCTCCCCCCTGTGTCcgtaacacctcaggacaccctGGGCTGGAGTTGCCTT TAATGATGGCCAAGGAGAAGCCCCCGATCACTGTTGTAGGAGATGTGGGAGGAAGAATCGCCATCATTGTT GATGACATCATCGACGACGTGGAGGACTTTGTGGCAGCAGCTGAGATTCTGAAGGAGAGAGGAGCTTATAAGATCTACATCATGGCTACACATGGGCTGCTGTCTGCCGATGCCCCCCGTCTTATTGAGGAGTCCGCCATCGACGAG gtggtggtgACTAACACCGTCCCTCACGAGGTACAGAAGCTCCAGTGTCCCAAGATCAAGACAGTGGACGTCAGTATGATCCTGGCCGAGGCCATCCGCCGCATCCACAACGGGGAGTCCATGGCCTACCTGTTCCGCAACATCACGGTAGATGACTAA